The following is a genomic window from Halodesulfovibrio sp..
TGCCCTGATGGCAAGACCGCGATTATTGCTCCTTGATGAGCCTTCCCTCGGACTTGCACCAATCATTATCCAGCAGATCTTCGAGATCATCCAAAAAGTAAACGCAACTGGTACTACCGTATTTCTTGTAGAACAGAATGCGAATCAGGCGCTCAAGATAGCGCACCGCGGATACGTGATGGAAACAGGACACATTACCATGGAAGATGACGCAGCAACGCTGCTCGCCAACGAGGACGTAAAAAAAGCATACCTTGGCTTATAGCCAAACCCATTCGAGAGAGGGCGTCAGCTGTTGCTGCGCCCTTTTTCGGTTTCTAACACCTAAATTTTGATTAGCCATATCACTCCTGCATCATCTATGGTATCGAAAGGTAAACACGATACAGGAAGGATATTATGCAATTAGACATGCATTTTTACGGCACATATGCTCTTGCCCGTGCTGCTGGCATCCCGCAAGAGGATGCATACACAATCGCATACGCTGCACAATATGTAGATGACTCAACAAAACAGGATAGCAAGCAACACGAAGATGGCGGTTTGCTCTACGGCATTGCTACCTCGCATGACGGTGGGCAGTGCGTCCTGAATTATCATAAAGACGTACATGGCTCCCGCGAAGAGCAACGCCGTGTATGGGTTCCTTTCCACTTTCTCCCCGGCGCAGAAGGAAAAGATTTCGAAGAACAACTTCTTTGCAAAAAGAACAGCAAGCCTGCGCAGGAAATGATGCAAAACCATCTTCGCCTAGCCGCAGAGAAACCATATGGGCTTGAACTGCTTGGAATTGCAGCCCACGTCTATATGGACACCTTTTCCCACTTTGGTTTTTCCGGCGTCAGTTCTTCGTTAAATAAAATTATCGACGGCAGTATTAAGCCGCTTGAATTAAAAGACCCTAAAATGGCAGACTATGTTCTTTCCAAACTAGGGCGCTTCATCAAGCGTTACAAACTGGGCAGTGTTATCAGCTTTTTTGCAGAAGAAAGCACAGGCAGCCTCGGGCATGGCGCAGTAGCCACATTCCCTGACCGCCCATATTTGAAATGGTGTTTTGAATATGAATACCCGCACGAAAGCACAACTTCCTCTCTTCCGATTGAGGCAGAACAAATAGAAGTGCGCGACAACAAAGTTCATTTCTTTGAAGGATGCGAACTCTTGTACCATTACTTTAGAGGCTTTGCCGGAGCACGATACCCAGAGCCGGATGTCATTCCATTTGAAGACATTGCCGATGACATCAAAGAAATCATCGCAACAGAAGATGATTGCCACGGAAGAATTGATAAATGGCGTGCCCTTTCGTGGAAAAATACGCCGGTAATTAGCCAAAAAATCCGGTATAATAAAAGCGACTGGGAGAATCAGAAATTTGACTTTGATGATTCTGAAGAATCAAAACATAATATTTCCAGTAACGTCTATCGATTCCATCAAGCGGCGGCTTACCATAGATACTATGTACTGAAAGACCTGCTGCCTGCACACGGCCTTGCCGCCTACTAGCCTGCAAGGCTGGTGTTCACTGCGAAGTCTATCTGCAAAAGCGCAGTTTTTTGTTCACCGCACCTGATGGAAACACGATCAAGCCAATAATCACGTAGGCTACTACTAAGACAATCCATACATTACGTTAGGATATAACACTCCTACCCGCTGCACAGCTTGTGTGGCGGGTACTTTTTTGCAAAATGAACACTGCTTGTAATTGACTTTGATTATCAACTTCAATATTCTCCAACAAAACGTAACGGAGAAATGAATGAGACCATCCGAGATAACCTCTGCATTAGAAACACTTATTACCGTAAAACAGCCTGTTTTCATTTGGGGAGCGCCGGGAGTCGGCAAAAGCCAGATAGTATCCCAACTCGCTGCACGGCATGAACTCGACCTTATCGACGTTCGGGCAGTCCTTCTTGACCCAGTTGATCTTCGAGGCATTCCACGCATTGATGACCATGGCAAAACAACGTGGTGTGCCCCGTCTTTCCTGCCGACAACAGGTAAAGGCATTCTCTTTCTTGATGAACTTAATACTGCCCCACCGCTAGTTCAGGCAGCATGTTATCAACTTATTCTCGATAGAAAACTCGGCGAATATGAAATGCCGGAAGGCTGGAGCATAGTTGCAGCGGGTAACCGTGAATCCGATAAAGCTGTCACGCACAGAATGCCTTCCGCCCTTGCAAACCGCATGGTGCATTTACACTTTGATGCAGACCTTGATGACTGGCTGTCATGGGCAGACAACAATGAAATTGTCCCTTCGCTCAAAGCTTTTCTCCGTTTTCGCCCTAAGCTGCTACACTCATTTGATCCTAAAAAAAATGACAAGGCATTTCCTTCTCCTCGCTCATGGGAATTCGTTTCCACAATTCTTGCCGCCAACCCAGTAGCCGCTACACGAAAAGCACTCATCGCAGGGGCAGTCGGCGAAGGTGCTGCTGCGGAGTATCTTGCATTTCTTACAGCATGCGACCAGCTGCCAAGTGTTGAACAAGTGCTGGCTGCACCGGAAGCCATTGAGCTTCCCGATGATCCTGCTGTTGTCTATGCCCTTTGTGAATCAGTAGCCCGTAAAGCCTCGGATGATGTAATTCCCCAGATTGCGCTCCTTGCAGCACGACTTCCTGTAGAATTCAGTGTGCTGCTTATGCGCGATTCCGCAGCCACATCGCCATCCATTGTGGAGACTCCTTCCTTTGCTAACTGGGCATGCGCAAACAGTGACATTCTGGTCTAGGCAATGAATCAAGCTGCACATACAAAAATGCTCAAAGCTCGCATGGAGCTGGTGCTCGACCACCCGTTTTTTGCCAATCTCGCGCTCCGACTGGAGCTGCGTGAAGATACATCTTGCCGCACGGCATGGGCAGACGGGCAAACGCTTGGGTATAATCCTAACTACATTAGCGCTCTGCCATTAGAGAAAGTAAAAGGATTACAATGCCATGAAGTGCTGCATTTAG
Proteins encoded in this region:
- a CDS encoding DUF6765 family protein — its product is MQLDMHFYGTYALARAAGIPQEDAYTIAYAAQYVDDSTKQDSKQHEDGGLLYGIATSHDGGQCVLNYHKDVHGSREEQRRVWVPFHFLPGAEGKDFEEQLLCKKNSKPAQEMMQNHLRLAAEKPYGLELLGIAAHVYMDTFSHFGFSGVSSSLNKIIDGSIKPLELKDPKMADYVLSKLGRFIKRYKLGSVISFFAEESTGSLGHGAVATFPDRPYLKWCFEYEYPHESTTSSLPIEAEQIEVRDNKVHFFEGCELLYHYFRGFAGARYPEPDVIPFEDIADDIKEIIATEDDCHGRIDKWRALSWKNTPVISQKIRYNKSDWENQKFDFDDSEESKHNISSNVYRFHQAAAYHRYYVLKDLLPAHGLAAY
- a CDS encoding MoxR family ATPase codes for the protein MRPSEITSALETLITVKQPVFIWGAPGVGKSQIVSQLAARHELDLIDVRAVLLDPVDLRGIPRIDDHGKTTWCAPSFLPTTGKGILFLDELNTAPPLVQAACYQLILDRKLGEYEMPEGWSIVAAGNRESDKAVTHRMPSALANRMVHLHFDADLDDWLSWADNNEIVPSLKAFLRFRPKLLHSFDPKKNDKAFPSPRSWEFVSTILAANPVAATRKALIAGAVGEGAAAEYLAFLTACDQLPSVEQVLAAPEAIELPDDPAVVYALCESVARKASDDVIPQIALLAARLPVEFSVLLMRDSAATSPSIVETPSFANWACANSDILV